The Sinomonas sp. P10A9 genome contains the following window.
CCCATTGAGAACTCCGTCGAGGGCGGGGTCACCGCGACCCTCGACGCGATCGCCACGGGCCCTGACCTGCGGATCGTCGGCGAGGAGGTTGTGCCGATCACGTTCCTGCTCGTCGCCCGGCCCGGCACGCGCATCGAGGACATCCGGCGCATCGCGACCCACGGCCATGCCTGGGCGCAGTGCCGCGGCTGGGCGGCGGAGAACGCGCCCGACGCCGTCCACCTCGCCGCGAGCTCGACCGCGGCGGGGGCGCTCGCCCTCCTCGAACCCGGCTCGCAGCCTGGCGACGCCGCGATCTGCGCGCCCATCGTTGCCGCGGAGCATCCCGAGCTCGAGGTCCTCGCGACGGACATCGGCGACAACCCCGGCGCCGTCACGCGTTTCATCCTCGTGGCCCGGCCCGGCGCGCTGCCCCCGCGGACGGGGTCCGACAAGACGTCAGTGGCCGTTCCCCTGCCCGAGGACCGTGCGGGTGCCCTCATGGAGATCCTCGAGCAGTTCGCCGCGCGCGGCGTCAACCTCTCCCGCATCGAGTCGCGTCCCACGGGCCGGTACCTCGGGCACTACTTCTTCTCGATCGACGTGGACGGGCACATCCAGGACGCGCGCATCGCGAGCGCCCTCCGCGGACTCCACCGCATCAGCCCCGAGACGCGCTTCCTGGGTTCGTACCCGCGCGCGGACGGCGCCCGCCCGCTGGTGAAGGACCACGTGACTGACGCGGCCTTCGACTCCGCCCGCACCTGGGTCGACGGGATCCTCGGCCACTGACCCTCGCGCTTGTCCGGAGAGCGCCGCTGCGACTTCCTGCGGCCGCCGGGGTCAGCTGACCCGCACGAGCAGGCTCGCAGGGCGCACTTCGACGTCCACCTGGGTCGCGGGGCCCACGACGTCGCCGTCGGCCTGCGCCTGGATCGGTTCGGGGACGCGGATGGAGACCTTGCGGGCCTTGTAGAACTGCATGACCGGCAGCTGGCGCTTGTGCTGGACCATGATCTTCACGTACATCGCGATCCAGCCGATGAGGCTGCGGGGGCTCATGATCGCGATGTCGAGGGCGCCGTCGTCAAGGTACGAGCCGGGGATGAAGTCCACGCCGCCCGGGAGCTTGGAGCAGTTCGCAAACAGGACGCTGCGGACCCGGCGGGACTGGAAGTCGCCGTCGTCCAGCGAGATCTCCACGCGGCGGCGCCGCTGGCCCGGCATGTGCCGGATCCCCGCCTCCGTGTACGCCATCCAGCCGACCACGCGCTTGAGGTCCTCGCTCGTGTCGTTGAGGATCTCGGCGTCCATCCCCACGCCGGCGATCACGAGGAACGTGTGCTCGGAGGTCTGGCCGTCCGGGGCACTGAGCCTCATGGTGCCCGTGTCGATGCGCCGTTGGCGGCCGAAGATCGCCGTGTAGACGCACTGCGAGAGGCGCGTGACGTCGAGGTCGAGGTTGCGGGCCAGGAGGTTGCCCGTGCCGAGCGGAACGAGCCCGATCGCCGTGTCCGTCCCGGCCAGGACCTCCGCGACCACGCGGACGGTGCCGTCGCCGCCGCAGGGGATGACGACGTCGGCGCCCGCGTCGACGGCCCGTCGTGCCGCGGTGTGGCCGGGATCTGCCTTCGTGGTGGTGAAGACGAGCGGCTGGGGCCAGCCCGCGCCGCGGCAGGCCGCCTCGATGAGCATCCGCGCCTCGTGAGCACGCTCTTTGACCGGATTGAGCACAACGGCTACCTGCTGGGGCCCGGGTGGGGGAGCGATGGCGGGCTCCGCCACCGCCGAGCGGGCGTGCTGCTCTTGGAGCCGACGCACACCCCACCAGCTGGCGACGGCAACGCCCCCAGCTGCGGCAACGGTACCCGCAAAGATCCAACCGCGCATGATGGGATTACTCTAGCCCGACGCGAAGCGGCTCCCGTTCGGGGCCGCGCGGGCTGGCCGCGTGTCCCGTTAGGCTTGGACTCGTGATCGACGTCAAGGACCTTACTGAGAACCCCGAGAAGTACCGTGCCAGCCAGCGTGCCCGTGGGGCGGACGAGGCGCTCGTCGACTCGATCATCTCGGCCGACGTGCGGCGTCGTGCATCCTTGACCGAGTACGAGACGCTCCGCGCCGGGCAGAACGCCTTCGGCAAGAAGGTCGCGGCCGCGAAGGGCGAGGAGAAGCAGGCCCTTCTGGCCGAGGTCAAGGACCTCGCCCAGAAGGTCAAGGCATCCCAGGCATCCGCTGACGAGGCGCAGGCCGAGATGGACGAGCTCATGCGCATCGTGCCGAATCTCGTCATCGACGGCATTCCGGCAGGTGGCGAGGACGACTACGCCGTGGTCAAGACCGTCGGCACCCCGCGCGATTTCGCCGCCGAGGGCTTCGAGCCGCGCGACCATCTCGAGATCGGCGAGCTGCTCGGCGCGATCGACATGGAGCGCGGCGCCAAGGTCTCCGGTTCCCGGTTCTACTTCCTGCGCGGCGTCGGAGCGCGACTCGAGCTCGCGCTGCTGCAGATGGCCATGGACCAGGCCATCCAGAACGGCTTCGTCCCCATGATCACCCCGACCCTCGTGCGCCCGGAGACGATGCAGGGCACGGGCTTCGACGTCAAGCACGACGCCGAGATCTACCGCCTCGCCGAGGACGACCTCTACCTCACGGGCACCTCCGAAGTGGCCCTCGCGGGGTACCACTCGGACGAGATCCTCGACCTTGCGGGCGGTCCCGTGCGGTATGCCGGCTGGTCCTCGTGCTACCGCCGCGAGGCCGGGTCGCATGGCAAGGACACCCGCGGGATCATCCGCGTGCATCAGTTCAACAAGGTTGAGATGTTCGTCTACTGCTCCCCGGAGAACGCCGAGGCGGAGCACGCCCGGCTGCTCGCGTGGGAAGAGGAGATGCTCGCCAAGGTCGAGCTGCCCTACCGCGTCATCGACACCGCCGCCGGCGACCTCGGCATGAGCGCCGCCCGCAAGTTCGACTGCGAGGCCTGGGTCCCGACCCAGGGCCGCTACCGAGAGCTCACCTCGACCTCGAATTGCACGGGCTTCCAGGCGCGCCGGCTCAACATCCGCGAGCGGGTGCTCGACGGCGATGGGTCGCCCCGTGGGACCCGTGCCGTCGCGACACTCAACGGCACGCTTGCCACGACCCGCTGGATCGTGGCCATCCTCGAGCACCATCAGAATGCCGACGGCTCCGTCACTGTCCCGGCGGCCCTGCGCCCGTACCTCGGCGGCCTCGAGGTCCTTCCGGTCCTGTAGCAGCTCCCAGTAGCCCGGCGGGCGCCGCACGCACGACGGCGAGTGTCCACCCGCCGTCGCGTCTAATAGTGCCCTGTGTTTCGGTCATTACCCCGGTCTCTTTCCGGGGGCGATGACCGAAACACAGGGTTCTTCGTCGCCAGGCGCAGCGCGAGCTTCATTGAAGTTATCCACAGCGACGCCCGAGCGCGCGCCGCGCTCGGCTAGAGGCGCTTGGCTGGGATCATGAGATTTCCCCACGCGACATTCACCAGCTCGTTCGCGGCCTTGACCGGCCGCACCCCTCGGCAACTCGCCCGCGCCTACGCGGCGGGCCGGCTCGTGCGCCTGCGCCGAGGCGTGTACATGGACATCGATGAGTGGTTCAGCGGCACGGCGGCCGACCGCTACGCGATGACGACGGCGTCGCTCGCCGTGGGCGGGAACGCGCCGATTCTGTGCCGCGAGACGGCGCTGATGGCCTGGGGTCTCGAGCTTCCGACCGTACCCGGCAGCGTCCGCTATCGAACCGACCGGCCGTCCGCGGTGGGGGCAGTTCCCGCGCGCAGACTCTATGGAGATCCGGACGACGCGCGGCGCCGGTGGGGGGAACGCCCGGGTGGGCGGCCAGGCCAGATCCCCCAGGGCTTCCCGGACGTCAAGCACCTCGGGATCACTTCGGGTGTGGAACCGCTGTTCCTTCCCCACCTGAATCTGACACTGCCGCTTGAGCCCTTCGACGCTGCCTTCGTCGACACGGTGCCTCGACTGAGCTTCGCCGAGGGGGTGGTCCTCGCGGATGCCGTGCTCGCCCGTCGCCCCGATCTGAAGGTCAGCAGGACGCTCGATGACCTCCGGAGGCTGTGCACAGGCATGCTTAACCGCAGCGCACAGACGCGCATGACGCACGTTCTGGATTGTGCCTCAGGGGCCTCCGAATCTGTGGGGGAATCGCTGGGTCGCGCGCTCATGTGGGAGCTCGGCTTCGAGATTCCGCAGCTGCAGTACT
Protein-coding sequences here:
- the serS gene encoding serine--tRNA ligase translates to MIDVKDLTENPEKYRASQRARGADEALVDSIISADVRRRASLTEYETLRAGQNAFGKKVAAAKGEEKQALLAEVKDLAQKVKASQASADEAQAEMDELMRIVPNLVIDGIPAGGEDDYAVVKTVGTPRDFAAEGFEPRDHLEIGELLGAIDMERGAKVSGSRFYFLRGVGARLELALLQMAMDQAIQNGFVPMITPTLVRPETMQGTGFDVKHDAEIYRLAEDDLYLTGTSEVALAGYHSDEILDLAGGPVRYAGWSSCYRREAGSHGKDTRGIIRVHQFNKVEMFVYCSPENAEAEHARLLAWEEEMLAKVELPYRVIDTAAGDLGMSAARKFDCEAWVPTQGRYRELTSTSNCTGFQARRLNIRERVLDGDGSPRGTRAVATLNGTLATTRWIVAILEHHQNADGSVTVPAALRPYLGGLEVLPVL
- the pheA gene encoding prephenate dehydratase, with protein sequence MNPVIYTFLGPEGTFTEAALLKVPGARSAERIPASNVNAALDAVRDGTADSAMVPIENSVEGGVTATLDAIATGPDLRIVGEEVVPITFLLVARPGTRIEDIRRIATHGHAWAQCRGWAAENAPDAVHLAASSTAAGALALLEPGSQPGDAAICAPIVAAEHPELEVLATDIGDNPGAVTRFILVARPGALPPRTGSDKTSVAVPLPEDRAGALMEILEQFAARGVNLSRIESRPTGRYLGHYFFSIDVDGHIQDARIASALRGLHRISPETRFLGSYPRADGARPLVKDHVTDAAFDSARTWVDGILGH
- a CDS encoding type IV toxin-antitoxin system AbiEi family antitoxin domain-containing protein, whose amino-acid sequence is MRFPHATFTSSFAALTGRTPRQLARAYAAGRLVRLRRGVYMDIDEWFSGTAADRYAMTTASLAVGGNAPILCRETALMAWGLELPTVPGSVRYRTDRPSAVGAVPARRLYGDPDDARRRWGERPGGRPGQIPQGFPDVKHLGITSGVEPLFLPHLNLTLPLEPFDAAFVDTVPRLSFAEGVVLADAVLARRPDLKVSRTLDDLRRLCTGMLNRSAQTRMTHVLDCASGASESVGESLGRALMWELGFEIPQLQYWVTRDGRRIARVDYFWPGIRLAGEFDGLQKYLRSQELSGKTAAQVVVDEKRREDEIRATGVRMVRWVWADILEPARLATILHRAGVPRRSAGRAPVA
- a CDS encoding diacylglycerol/lipid kinase family protein; this translates as MRGWIFAGTVAAAGGVAVASWWGVRRLQEQHARSAVAEPAIAPPPGPQQVAVVLNPVKERAHEARMLIEAACRGAGWPQPLVFTTTKADPGHTAARRAVDAGADVVIPCGGDGTVRVVAEVLAGTDTAIGLVPLGTGNLLARNLDLDVTRLSQCVYTAIFGRQRRIDTGTMRLSAPDGQTSEHTFLVIAGVGMDAEILNDTSEDLKRVVGWMAYTEAGIRHMPGQRRRRVEISLDDGDFQSRRVRSVLFANCSKLPGGVDFIPGSYLDDGALDIAIMSPRSLIGWIAMYVKIMVQHKRQLPVMQFYKARKVSIRVPEPIQAQADGDVVGPATQVDVEVRPASLLVRVS